One Williamsia phyllosphaerae genomic window, ATCGGGGTGTCGCCGACGACGCGGGCGATCTTCTTCTTCTCCTGCGCGAGCAGGGTGCGCAGACGCGACGCGGAACCCTCGCCGACGAGGATCACGCCCGGCTTGCCGATCACGCGGTGCACGGCGTCGAGGTGGGCGTTACCGGTCACGGCCTGCTTCACGCGCCACGAACCGCGCAGATTGTCCAGCGCCCATCCCGCGGCACCGGCCTGACCTTCCGCCTTCGCGAACACGCTCTTCTGCACGCGGCGACCGAAGATCACGAACGCGACCAGCAGGCCGAGCAGGATGCCCAGGGGGAGCAGGAAGACCAGCGCGCCGGTGAGGAGACCGACGATCACCGCGACAGCGATGATGCCGACGAGCGAACCGATCATCAGCGGCAGCAGCAGCTTGTCGTCCTTGCGCTGCATCTTGAACGCCTGCCACAGCTGCGTCCGGCGTTCGCGCGACGCCTTCTTCCGGGCGGCCTTCGCAGCCGCCTTCGCCTCTTTCGTCGCCTGTGCCTTCGCCATACGGTTCAGGATACTGACCGACGAACTCGATGATCACGTGCCGTCCACTCGTGGTGGGTGCGGCGAGGGGTCAGCGCGCGAGACGCGCGAGAACCGAGGTCGCCTCCTGGCTGGCCCCGGACTCGTTCGCCAGGTGCGCCATCGACTCGGGGAGCTCGCGTCCGTGGACGCGCAGTGCCTGGGCGTAGAGGCGGCCTGCGCGGTACGACGACCGCACCAGCGGACCAGCCATCACGCCGGCGAACCCGAGTTCCTCGGCGTAGCGCGAGTGCTCGACGAACTCCTCCGGCTTGACCCAGCGGTCGACGGGGTGGTGCCGCGGCGAGGGCCGCAGGTACTGGGTGATCGTGATGATGTCGCAGCCCGCGTTGTGCAGATCGGCCAAGGCCTCGCTGATCTCCTCCGGGGTCTCGCCCATGCCGAGGATCAGGTTGGACTTGGTGACCAGCCCCGCGTCCCGTGCGGCGGTGATCACGTCGAGGCTGCGCTGGTATCGGAACGCGGGCCGGATGCGCTTGAAGATGCGCGGGACCGTCTCGACGTTGTGCGCCAACACCTCCGGCCGCGAGGAGAAGACCTCGGCGAGCTGGTCGGGGTCGTTGTTGAAGTCGGGGATCAGCAGCTCGACACCGGTGGTCGGGTTGAGCCGCTTGATCTCACGGACGGTCTCGGCGTAGAGCCACGCGCCGCCGTCGGGCAGGTCGTCGCGGGCGACGCCGGTGATGGTCGAGTACCGCAGACCCATGGCCTGCACGCTCTCGGCGACACGACGGGGCTCGTCGCGGTCGAGATCGTCGGGCTTGCCCGTGTCGATCTGGCAGAAGTCGCAGCGACGGGTGCACTGTTCGCCGCCGATCAGGAACGTCGCCTCGCGGTCTTCCCAGCACTCGTAGATGTTGGGGCAGCCGGCTTCCTCGCACACCGTGTGCAATCCCTCGCGCTTGACCAGGGCCTTGAGTTCGGTGAACTCCGGTCCCATCTTCGCGCGGGTGCGGATCCACTCGGGTTTGCGTTCGATCGGGGTCTCGGCGTTGCGGACCTCGAGCCGGAGCAGCTTGCGGCCACTCGGCGCGGTGGGCGCGGACGCCGACTCGATGCCGACGGATGCGGGGCTCTCCTGATGCACAGTCACTGTGTCGATGCTACGCCGCGTGGTGCCGGCGGGCGGGGCTCGGTGGAGCCCACCTGCAGACGCCCGTCGAGTGCGTCGACCACCGTGCGGGCCACATCGGCCCGCACCGAGTCCACGTCGACGACGCGGCCGAGCTGCTCGGTGAGCGACGTCACCCCCGCATCGGGGATGCCGCACGGGATGATCGTGCCGAAGGCGGACAGGTCCGGGTTGCAGTTGAGCGCGAACCCGTGCAGCGCAACACCTCTGGCGACGCGGATACCTATCGCGCCCACCTTGCGGGCCGGTTGGCGTGTCGTGGGGTCCTCGGGAACCCATGCGCCGGAACGGCCGTCGATGCGCGCGGTGTGGACACCGAGGTCGGCGCAGACGCCGATCATGGCCTCCTCGATGCGACGCACGTAATCGACCACGTCGAGCGGTTCGGCGAGTGCGATGATCGGGTATCCGACGAGTTGGCCGGGGCCGTGCCAGGTGATCTTGCCCCCGCGGTCGACGTCGACGACCGGGGTGCCATCGGACGGCCGGTCCTCGGGCGCGGTGCGTTTGCCCGCGGTGTAGACCGCCGGGTGTTCGAGCAGCAGCATGACGTCGTGGTCGAGCACGCCGGACGCACGATCGGCGGCCAGGCGGTGCTGTTCGTCGAACGCTGTCGCATAGTCGACCAGACCCAGATCGCGGATCTCGACCTCGGCCCCCGAGCGCCGAGCGCTCGACGACCGGTCAGGCATTGGCGTAGCCCAG contains:
- a CDS encoding DUF4191 domain-containing protein translates to MAKAQATKEAKAAAKAARKKASRERRTQLWQAFKMQRKDDKLLLPLMIGSLVGIIAVAVIVGLLTGALVFLLPLGILLGLLVAFVIFGRRVQKSVFAKAEGQAGAAGWALDNLRGSWRVKQAVTGNAHLDAVHRVIGKPGVILVGEGSASRLRTLLAQEKKKIARVVGDTPIYDVIVGNDEGQVPLKKLERHLNKLPKNINGKRMDALESRLAALGGRSGPGMPKGPMPAGAKMKNVQRSMRRR
- the lipA gene encoding lipoyl synthase, with protein sequence MTVHQESPASVGIESASAPTAPSGRKLLRLEVRNAETPIERKPEWIRTRAKMGPEFTELKALVKREGLHTVCEEAGCPNIYECWEDREATFLIGGEQCTRRCDFCQIDTGKPDDLDRDEPRRVAESVQAMGLRYSTITGVARDDLPDGGAWLYAETVREIKRLNPTTGVELLIPDFNNDPDQLAEVFSSRPEVLAHNVETVPRIFKRIRPAFRYQRSLDVITAARDAGLVTKSNLILGMGETPEEISEALADLHNAGCDIITITQYLRPSPRHHPVDRWVKPEEFVEHSRYAEELGFAGVMAGPLVRSSYRAGRLYAQALRVHGRELPESMAHLANESGASQEATSVLARLAR
- the lipB gene encoding lipoyl(octanoyl) transferase LipB, which codes for MPDRSSSARRSGAEVEIRDLGLVDYATAFDEQHRLAADRASGVLDHDVMLLLEHPAVYTAGKRTAPEDRPSDGTPVVDVDRGGKITWHGPGQLVGYPIIALAEPLDVVDYVRRIEEAMIGVCADLGVHTARIDGRSGAWVPEDPTTRQPARKVGAIGIRVARGVALHGFALNCNPDLSAFGTIIPCGIPDAGVTSLTEQLGRVVDVDSVRADVARTVVDALDGRLQVGSTEPRPPAPRGVASTQ